The DNA window CCTATCTGAACTGTTATGTGAAATTATAAAATAAGTATAAAACATCCGAAACGAACTTGACAAAGATGAGAAAAGAAAATATAATAACAACGTAACATGATTTAACAATTGTGTAACATTTAGCAAGGAAACCTTAATAAATAGCAAGGTTTTCGTGAGAATTTAACTGAATATAGCAAATAACAATCAAGGGGTTTTTGGATGAATTTAAATAAGAGTATCAAATTTATTGGAATGATGTGTATCTGCGGAATGTTTACGGTAGCCGGACCGCAGGTGGCATTTGCCGGACCGGCCGACGGCCTGGATGGAGATATGGTGGCAAAGATTGAAGCAGCCAATGCCTCCGTCTATGCTGAGGAGAATGAGAGTTCGGCAGTCGTTGCCACGGCACAGAAGGGCGGAATTTTCGAGGTGGTTGAGAATGGTTCCGACGGCTGGGTCAGGGTTGCGGCAGGAGATAAAGAAGGATACTTAAAGACAGACGTTATTACGCTTGAAGATGCCGCTGATGCGGCGGAAGCAGCAGCGCAGGCACAGACGGCACAGACCAACACCAGACAGCAGGTTGTGGATTATGCGCTTCAGTTTGTAGGCGGCC is part of the [Clostridium] symbiosum genome and encodes:
- a CDS encoding C40 family peptidase codes for the protein MNLNKSIKFIGMMCICGMFTVAGPQVAFAGPADGLDGDMVAKIEAANASVYAEENESSAVVATAQKGGIFEVVENGSDGWVRVAAGDKEGYLKTDVITLEDAADAAEAAAQAQTAQTNTRQQVVDYALQFVGGRYRYGGSDPRTGVDCSGFTRYVMQNGAGVSLNRSSGSQATQGRAISAAEMQPGDLIFYSNGKRINHVALYIGNGQIVHASTERTGIKTSNWNYRTPVKIVSVLG